The following is a genomic window from Methanoculleus thermophilus.
TCTTGATGATATGGTTGGCGATCGCCTCGTCGCGCTCGGCCTGCGGCTGATCGGTCATCACGAAGATGAGGTCAAAGCGCGAGAGGAGCGAGGGCGGCATGTTGATCTGCTCGCCGATCGGGACGAATTGGTCAAACCGCCCGAGTTTCGGGTTCGCCGCGCCGAGGAGGGCGCAACGGGACTTCAAGGTCGCGGTGATCCCGGCTTTGGCCACCGAAATAGATTGCTGTTCCATTGCCTCGTGCAGCGCGCTCCGGTCCTCTTTCTGCATCTTGTCCATCTCGTCGACAGCGGCGATCCCCATATCCGCGAGGACCAGGGCACCGGCCTCGAGCGTCCAGCGCCCGTCGCCGAACTCGTCCTTGACCGCCGTTGCCGTCAGACCGGCGGATGTCGACGACTTGCCGCTCGTGTAGATACCCCGGGGCGAGAGTTTCACGACGTAGCGCAGGATTTGACTCTTTGCTATACCGGGGTCTCCGACCAGGAGGACGTGGATGTCGCCGCGGAGACGGGAGCCGTCCGGCATCTCCTTTGCGATGCCGCCGAAGAGCTGGAGCGCAATCGCCTCCTTTACGTCGTCCGTGCCGTAGATCGTAGGTGCGATCGACCGGGCAATCTTCTTGTAGATCTGGGGATCGCGGGCGAGCGCCTGGATCTTCGCCTCGTCCTCCTCGGTGATCGAGACCTCCTCGAACTCCTTCTCGGCAACCTCGATGGAGTTGCACTCAAGGTAGATGTCAAAGAGCGTGCTCTTCTGGCCGTAGTTGACCCTCTGAACCGAGCGCAGGATCCCATTCACCACAACCCGATCCCCCGGTGCGACCATCCCGGTGAGGTCGTCGGTGACGTCGATATCGAGCGTCTGGGGCTGCTCGCCGCCACGGAGCCCCTCAGGCGACTCCTGGATCCGGAGTTTCTGTGCATCGACGAACTGACATCGGTTCATGACGAGATCGAGACGAGTCTTGCGCTCGCAGTTCGGGCAGAATTCAGGCTCATCGAACCGTCCGTAACTCTGGGGAACAGGATCCGTGTTCTTTCCGCAAGTGCGGCAACGGAAGACCGCGCTCACGATCCGGGGGCGGACCTCGGTCGTCTTTCGGAGGATTCCTTCAATGCTGATGAAAGTGTTGATCTGCTCGGCCCTGATATCCCGGATGTTGGTCCTCTGCGGCAGGTTCGTGAACCGAATGTTGATCAGGTCGGGGTCCTGGCCGTCCTTGAGTTTGATGAGTTTGTTCTGGATGATTGCATCCCGGATATCCCCGATGACCTTTCCTGGGCTTCGCAGGAGCTCGAACGCGAGCTTATTATTCAGAATTTTCCGAAAATCTATATAGAGCGACCGTTTGTGGGGATACTCGCGGGAGAGTTCGGCAAGTTCTCGCTTATACTGCTTCTTCAAGAACTTCGTCCACTCACCGACGACATCGGTGACTTCCACGGTTATCTCTTTTGGCACAGAGAATCCCTCAACGGTGCTGCTTGGAAGCGATGACGAACCGGGCGAGCAGCGCCTCCATCTGGATGTCGCTGTTTGCCCCTTCCGAGAGACGGAAATCGGTCTCGCCGAGGGCGTCGATCAGTTTTACTTTGAGCGTCCGGTCCATATCGCGCTGGACGAGAGCGCGGTAGCACTGGTTGATCAACTCGTTCGGGGCAATGCCCCGGTCGCGGGTCAATGCGGAGAGAGCCTGTTCCGCCTCATCGAACCTTCCTTCTATTGCGAGGTCGAGAAGTTCGTCGATCTCATCCGGGCGGGCGGTTGCGGTGATTGAGTAGATTGTCTCTTCGTCGATATTCGCCTGGAGGATGGCCGCGCCCTGGAGAGCGTTGATTGCCTTCCTCATGTCTCCCGATGCGACATAGACGATGGCATCGAGCGCTCCATCCGTGATGGTGAGGCCTTCGGCTGCGGCAATCCGCTGCACCTCCTCAATGACGGCCTCTCTATCGAGCGGCCTGAACCGGTAGATGGCGCACCGGCTCTGGATGGGATCGATGATCTTTGACGAGTAGTTGCACGAGAGGATGAACCGGCAGGTCCGGGCGTAAGTCTCCATTGTCCTTCGCAGAGCTGCCTGAGCGTCCGTCGTGAGTGCGTCTGCCTCGTCAAGGAAGAGGATCTTGAACGTCGCGTCACCAAGCGGTGATGTCCTGGCGAAGTCCTTGATCTGGTTTCTAACGACGTCAATGCCGCGCTCGTCGGAGGCATTCATCTCACGGAAGTTCATCTGCCAGGTGTCGCCGAAGAATTCCCGTGCGAGCGCCACGGCTGCAGTCGTCTTCCCGATCCCCGCGCTGCCTGTAAAAAGGAGGTGTGGCAGGTTGCCGGTCTTGACGTAGGATTGGAGGCGCACCACGATCTCCTTCTGTCCGACCATCTCTTCGAGTCTTCTGGGCCGATACTTCTCTATCCAGATGGTGTGGTTGCCTTCCATTGCATGGAATTGTTGGCGCTCGAGCATCGTAAAAGCATCGCTATCTCGGCGATGATCCTTTTTAGAGGGGTGAGAACGAACAAGTAAGTACAGGTACGTATGGAAATACCGGAGGTTCGAATGGAGATCCGGCATTTCCGCACCCATAACGAACGTATGGAACTTTCAGGACGGATATTTGCGCGTGATCTCTCCTCCG
Proteins encoded in this region:
- a CDS encoding minichromosome maintenance protein MCM; translated protein: MPKEITVEVTDVVGEWTKFLKKQYKRELAELSREYPHKRSLYIDFRKILNNKLAFELLRSPGKVIGDIRDAIIQNKLIKLKDGQDPDLINIRFTNLPQRTNIRDIRAEQINTFISIEGILRKTTEVRPRIVSAVFRCRTCGKNTDPVPQSYGRFDEPEFCPNCERKTRLDLVMNRCQFVDAQKLRIQESPEGLRGGEQPQTLDIDVTDDLTGMVAPGDRVVVNGILRSVQRVNYGQKSTLFDIYLECNSIEVAEKEFEEVSITEEDEAKIQALARDPQIYKKIARSIAPTIYGTDDVKEAIALQLFGGIAKEMPDGSRLRGDIHVLLVGDPGIAKSQILRYVVKLSPRGIYTSGKSSTSAGLTATAVKDEFGDGRWTLEAGALVLADMGIAAVDEMDKMQKEDRSALHEAMEQQSISVAKAGITATLKSRCALLGAANPKLGRFDQFVPIGEQINMPPSLLSRFDLIFVMTDQPQAERDEAIANHIIKTHAVGELIKQHEYKPLPNVDDAYIQRALAPVTPDIDPSLLRKYIAYAKRTCFPILSDGAKEALVAYYMRLRNLASGNKPVPVTARQLEALVRLSEASARMRLSNTVDTEDTDRILKIVDASLRQVAYDAETGSFDIDKLVTGVTKAQRDIIRSVKEAIRNASADGGGQAKVEEVIEILVQQGFARDKIEHTIEQLKRGGEVLEPRHGLVKLIG
- a CDS encoding replication factor C small subunit, with protein sequence MEGNHTIWIEKYRPRRLEEMVGQKEIVVRLQSYVKTGNLPHLLFTGSAGIGKTTAAVALAREFFGDTWQMNFREMNASDERGIDVVRNQIKDFARTSPLGDATFKILFLDEADALTTDAQAALRRTMETYARTCRFILSCNYSSKIIDPIQSRCAIYRFRPLDREAVIEEVQRIAAAEGLTITDGALDAIVYVASGDMRKAINALQGAAILQANIDEETIYSITATARPDEIDELLDLAIEGRFDEAEQALSALTRDRGIAPNELINQCYRALVQRDMDRTLKVKLIDALGETDFRLSEGANSDIQMEALLARFVIASKQHR